A section of the Pseudomonas flavescens genome encodes:
- a CDS encoding PD-(D/E)XK motif protein gives MSNLLKEIQEGFANLDQSGRMLPIQAMPLNCPAWIFREGDSFGVAVECSKSQEISEGFAGARLRTVERVVAGQHRRFLRLESSIEWLRNEFGLICEHMISIESGIAVRHALLADPLAWWQRWRHLLGNALVDKHGYEVLAELLALEALVIKGIAFEWSGPFGGVVDVNTPATDYEIKSTISRYGTVINISGQFQLAASSGKPLQLVHCRFEPVDGGLSIDLVCDRLVVLGVDAAMLEGALLRLGMEAGCSARKEGYRLLEARSYVVDESFPKITPESFINGVLPAGVVQLEYRVDLSGLKSSQL, from the coding sequence ATGAGTAATTTGTTGAAAGAGATTCAGGAAGGCTTTGCCAACCTTGATCAGAGTGGCCGGATGCTGCCTATCCAAGCGATGCCATTAAATTGTCCCGCGTGGATCTTCCGTGAAGGCGATAGCTTTGGTGTTGCAGTTGAGTGCTCTAAATCTCAAGAAATCTCAGAAGGATTTGCTGGTGCCAGACTCCGAACAGTAGAGCGTGTTGTTGCGGGGCAGCATCGGCGTTTCCTGCGGCTAGAATCGTCGATTGAATGGCTTCGCAACGAATTCGGGTTGATCTGCGAGCATATGATCAGCATCGAATCTGGCATCGCCGTACGCCACGCGCTGCTGGCTGATCCGCTAGCATGGTGGCAAAGGTGGCGGCATCTGCTTGGCAACGCATTGGTCGACAAGCATGGTTATGAAGTGCTCGCCGAGCTGCTGGCTTTGGAAGCGTTGGTCATTAAAGGGATCGCCTTTGAGTGGAGTGGTCCTTTCGGCGGTGTGGTTGACGTTAATACTCCAGCAACTGATTACGAAATTAAGTCGACGATCAGCCGCTACGGGACTGTGATAAACATATCTGGTCAGTTTCAGCTGGCTGCATCATCCGGTAAGCCGTTACAGCTAGTTCATTGTAGATTTGAGCCGGTTGATGGCGGTCTGTCGATCGATCTTGTTTGCGATCGTCTCGTTGTGCTTGGCGTCGATGCAGCCATGCTCGAAGGGGCTCTGCTGCGTCTTGGTATGGAGGCAGGATGTTCCGCGCGTAAAGAAGGATATAGGTTGCTAGAAGCAAGATCTTATGTTGTTGATGAAAGTTTTCCCAAGATAACACCTGAGAGTTTTATAAATGGGGTCTTGCCGGCAGGAGTTGTTCAGCTCGAATATAGGGTTGATCTCTCGGGTCTGAAGTCAAGTCAGTTGTAA
- a CDS encoding very short patch repair endonuclease, which produces MPISLECALRDFKGRMILQADFGRGYMDIVSKEVRSRMMANIRSSDTVPEMKVRKMLHSHGFRYRLHPRELPGRPDVVLPRYRLCIFVHGCFWHRHPGCKYATNPGSREDFWRLKFEQNLNRDIRNRNELLRQGWRVFELWECGIRKQEAEMKWLLEAVPNFNEKYISWPAFLSAPKTQN; this is translated from the coding sequence ATGCCGATTAGCCTAGAATGCGCATTAAGGGATTTCAAAGGTCGTATGATTCTACAAGCGGATTTTGGGAGAGGATACATGGACATAGTCAGTAAAGAAGTCAGGTCTCGCATGATGGCCAACATACGCAGCAGCGATACGGTCCCGGAGATGAAGGTTCGAAAAATGCTCCATAGCCACGGGTTCAGGTATCGATTGCACCCACGTGAGCTCCCAGGTCGCCCCGACGTGGTTTTACCTCGCTACCGGCTCTGCATATTCGTTCATGGCTGCTTCTGGCACAGGCACCCGGGGTGCAAGTACGCGACGAACCCTGGCTCTCGCGAAGACTTCTGGCGTCTGAAATTTGAGCAGAATTTGAATCGTGACATTAGAAACAGGAACGAGCTATTGAGGCAAGGTTGGCGGGTTTTTGAGCTTTGGGAATGCGGAATCCGCAAGCAAGAAGCAGAAATGAAATGGCTTTTGGAGGCCGTACCAAATTTTAACGAAAAATACATCTCTTGGCCCGCCTTTCTTTCGGCGCCTAAAACTCAAAATTAA
- a CDS encoding DNA cytosine methyltransferase, giving the protein MPMIQYQNFLFPPKAIDEPAVALEDAIQIVDLFAGPGGLGEGFSSSGDGKHFDIIVSAEMDPVARRTLRLRAFYRLLKREYPEGLQDYYRYCNGEAAEPSTAETAEFWNRAEREARQITLGSEQGDRELNELINARLNKEGRPWVLIGGPPCQAYSIVGRARNQAKQGYVPEDDHRHFLYKDYLRIIKDYRPSVFVMENVKGILSSKVGGKGIFKQILQDLVDPTKALDNAEGGQKYKICSLVSEESFSSSESIDRVKPKSFIIEAEKYGIPQARHRVILLGIALDEHGNVPSHELLKPADPVSVKQAIGGLPRLRSKLSRRLDSQEAWYRVVSDEVDDLLHYAELENGELIRPLRDTRQSLLSAPNSPGSDRVVKELGQGSTGVPSLDAWYQDPNIKYWMSHDARGHMPSDLRRYAFASTFALHNKYSPKGHQQFSLPGLAPAHKNWESGKFSDRFRVQLEGLPATTITSHISKDGHYFIHYDPAQCRSLTVREAARLQTFPDNYYFEGNRTQKYHQVGNAVPPLLANKIAKIVYDVVCRRIVEKQDFMSNQLLQNEKFLPLIADLD; this is encoded by the coding sequence ATGCCAATGATTCAATACCAGAATTTCCTCTTCCCGCCGAAGGCGATCGACGAGCCAGCTGTGGCTCTTGAAGATGCTATCCAAATCGTCGACCTTTTTGCCGGCCCTGGCGGATTGGGTGAGGGTTTTTCATCCTCTGGGGATGGCAAGCATTTCGATATCATCGTTTCTGCCGAAATGGATCCTGTTGCTAGGAGAACGTTAAGGCTGCGTGCTTTTTACCGTTTGCTCAAGCGTGAGTACCCTGAAGGGCTGCAGGATTACTATCGGTACTGTAATGGAGAGGCGGCAGAGCCTAGCACTGCCGAGACAGCTGAGTTCTGGAATCGTGCGGAGCGAGAGGCACGACAAATAACCTTGGGTTCAGAGCAAGGCGATAGGGAGTTGAATGAGCTCATCAACGCCAGATTAAATAAGGAAGGTCGCCCATGGGTACTTATTGGTGGGCCTCCATGCCAAGCGTATTCGATTGTTGGGAGAGCCAGAAACCAAGCCAAGCAGGGTTATGTTCCTGAAGATGATCATCGGCATTTTCTGTACAAAGATTATCTGCGAATCATCAAGGATTATCGGCCGAGTGTTTTCGTCATGGAAAATGTTAAAGGGATTTTGTCTTCCAAAGTTGGTGGTAAAGGGATATTCAAGCAAATTTTGCAGGATTTGGTGGACCCTACCAAGGCATTGGATAATGCCGAGGGCGGTCAGAAATACAAAATTTGTTCTCTCGTTTCCGAGGAGTCATTCAGCTCTTCGGAATCTATAGACAGAGTGAAGCCAAAGTCTTTTATCATCGAAGCAGAAAAATACGGCATTCCACAAGCTCGCCATCGAGTAATTCTTCTAGGAATAGCACTCGATGAGCATGGTAATGTTCCATCACATGAACTCTTGAAACCAGCTGACCCCGTATCGGTTAAACAAGCTATTGGTGGGCTACCTAGGCTAAGAAGTAAGCTGTCACGACGTTTGGACTCCCAAGAGGCTTGGTATAGGGTTGTTTCCGATGAAGTAGATGATTTGTTGCATTACGCGGAACTTGAAAATGGTGAGTTGATTAGACCTCTGCGCGATACCCGACAATCACTTCTCAGTGCGCCGAACAGTCCAGGCAGCGATCGAGTAGTAAAGGAGTTGGGGCAAGGTAGTACTGGCGTGCCATCCCTAGACGCTTGGTATCAGGATCCCAATATTAAGTATTGGATGAGTCATGATGCGCGTGGTCATATGCCGTCTGACCTCAGACGATACGCATTCGCAAGCACCTTCGCTTTGCACAATAAATATTCTCCAAAGGGCCATCAGCAATTCTCACTTCCTGGCCTCGCTCCCGCTCACAAAAATTGGGAAAGCGGCAAGTTTAGTGATCGCTTCAGGGTACAGCTTGAAGGGCTTCCAGCAACTACTATCACTAGCCATATTTCTAAGGATGGGCACTATTTTATCCACTACGATCCAGCCCAATGTCGTAGTCTAACTGTTCGTGAGGCGGCACGGCTTCAAACATTTCCGGATAACTATTATTTCGAAGGAAATCGAACTCAAAAATATCACCAAGTAGGTAATGCAGTGCCGCCTCTTTTGGCAAACAAGATAGCAAAAATTGTATATGACGTTGTATGTCGGCGGATTGTTGAGAAGCAGGATTTTATGAGCAATCAATTATTGCAAAATGAAAAATTTTTGCCGCTGATAGCAGACCTTGATTAG
- a CDS encoding methyl-accepting chemotaxis protein, translated as MFANLTIRIRLALLVIAPLLVLMAVIFIASINAQRINDNLGHLFLDRMKPISQLKIVSDSYAVSMVDTLHKYRAGLTDEVRLNQEFNTALLRGNKAWEEYRATQLTDRERTMVSEVDGALMHVRDVSQAFIRAVNDGTLRTMESQRFNTILYEAFDPLGAKLSSLIDLQLSEGQALYVASDLQYQAVVKTFLVIGAASLVGLLVAAVLISLSIIRPLSGLRSVITTVQQTSNLTLRANGVGRDEVAETARAFNSLIEHQRALILDLSATATQLSGASEEMSAISAQVSQTATLQGDQTHMVAAAVHEMSMAVQEVASNALSTANSASNANRQAQEGGVLVQASVESVQGVSVSVAQAGEVIDSLHAQSGEISKVLGVIQSIAAQTNLLALNAAIEAARAGEAGRGFAVVADEVRGLASNTHTATESIRSMIDALQSGARAAVAVMQESREHVQHCVQRASDAGDALISITSAVEGIASGNEQISTATEEQTSVANEISKNVNQLNSSIAEVVNGAQQSLIASRELAQMASRLHQQTQQFVV; from the coding sequence ATGTTCGCTAACCTGACCATTCGTATCCGTTTGGCCCTGCTCGTAATCGCCCCCCTTTTGGTCCTAATGGCGGTCATTTTTATCGCCTCGATCAACGCACAACGTATAAATGATAACTTGGGACACCTTTTCCTCGACAGAATGAAGCCCATCAGCCAGCTGAAGATTGTGTCGGACAGCTATGCAGTCAGCATGGTCGATACCCTTCACAAGTACCGTGCCGGTTTAACCGACGAGGTGCGCTTGAATCAGGAGTTCAATACGGCGCTGCTGCGCGGCAACAAGGCTTGGGAGGAGTACCGGGCCACTCAGCTGACAGATAGAGAGAGAACGATGGTCAGCGAGGTGGATGGTGCGCTGATGCACGTACGTGATGTTTCTCAGGCGTTCATCCGAGCCGTCAACGATGGCACCTTACGGACGATGGAAAGTCAGCGTTTCAATACCATTCTTTATGAGGCCTTCGACCCACTAGGAGCCAAGCTTTCCAGCTTGATTGATCTGCAACTGAGTGAGGGCCAGGCGCTCTATGTCGCTTCTGATTTGCAGTACCAGGCAGTGGTAAAAACATTCCTGGTGATCGGAGCCGCATCGTTGGTAGGCCTACTGGTCGCGGCGGTGCTAATAAGCCTCTCCATCATTCGCCCACTGTCAGGGCTGCGCAGCGTTATTACAACGGTCCAGCAGACTTCGAACCTCACCCTGCGCGCCAATGGAGTTGGTCGAGATGAGGTGGCTGAAACTGCCCGTGCTTTCAACTCCCTGATCGAGCATCAGCGGGCTCTGATTCTTGATCTTTCTGCAACGGCGACACAGCTCTCCGGTGCTTCCGAGGAAATGAGCGCGATCAGCGCCCAGGTTAGCCAAACTGCAACGCTTCAGGGAGACCAAACACATATGGTTGCTGCCGCTGTGCATGAGATGAGCATGGCGGTCCAAGAGGTGGCTAGTAACGCACTCTCTACTGCAAACAGCGCATCTAATGCTAACCGACAGGCCCAAGAAGGCGGTGTGTTGGTGCAGGCGAGTGTTGAGTCTGTACAAGGGGTCTCGGTATCTGTGGCTCAGGCTGGCGAGGTAATCGATAGCCTGCATGCGCAAAGTGGTGAAATCAGCAAAGTGCTAGGTGTGATTCAGAGCATTGCGGCGCAGACCAACTTGCTGGCCCTCAATGCTGCGATTGAAGCTGCGCGGGCCGGCGAAGCGGGGCGCGGCTTTGCGGTCGTAGCGGATGAAGTCCGTGGTTTGGCGAGTAATACCCACACTGCGACCGAGTCGATCAGGAGCATGATTGATGCGCTTCAAAGTGGAGCTCGTGCCGCGGTGGCTGTAATGCAGGAGTCGCGCGAACACGTCCAGCATTGTGTGCAGCGGGCCAGCGATGCGGGTGACGCCCTGATTTCCATCACTAGCGCGGTTGAGGGAATTGCTTCCGGTAACGAGCAGATATCAACCGCAACAGAAGAGCAGACCTCAGTCGCCAACGAGATCAGCAAAAACGTTAATCAGCTCAACAGCAGCATCGCCGAGGTGGTCAACGGCGCCCAGCAAAGTCTCATCGCCAGCCGCGAACTGGCACAGATGGCAAGCCGTCTGCACCAACAGACCCAGCAGTTCGTGGTGTAG
- a CDS encoding alpha/beta fold hydrolase produces MHHSPFTRTLRGIWLALLLAALSPAAMAAEKHYSVTAPDGLKLAVQETGNPDGPAIVFIHGLLGSRLNWEQQTSSPDLQGYRLITYDMRGHGLSGKPDDAAAYADGRRYADDLAAVLEATGAKRPVLVGWSLGGLVMSDYLAAYGDTKIGGAVYVNAVIELNEKLITPHPEVYAGLASDDLKTHLDALRTFLRLCFHTQPDAATMELLLTNAAMASWPMTRSIPTMTSAATEGLPKAKVPLLLLYGAKDQLVEVQPSIDRAKALNPKAQSKLYADSGHAPFLEEAARFNQDLVNFVKAAAAAKQ; encoded by the coding sequence ATGCACCACTCCCCTTTCACCCGAACTCTGCGCGGCATCTGGCTTGCCCTGCTGCTGGCCGCCCTGTCGCCCGCCGCCATGGCTGCAGAAAAGCACTACAGCGTCACCGCCCCCGACGGCCTGAAACTCGCCGTGCAGGAGACTGGCAACCCGGACGGCCCGGCCATCGTGTTCATCCATGGCCTGCTGGGCAGCCGCCTGAACTGGGAACAGCAGACCAGCAGCCCCGACCTGCAAGGCTACCGGCTGATCACTTACGACATGCGCGGCCACGGCCTCTCGGGCAAACCCGATGATGCTGCCGCCTATGCCGACGGGCGCCGCTACGCCGATGACCTGGCCGCCGTGCTCGAGGCGACCGGCGCCAAGCGGCCGGTGCTGGTGGGCTGGTCCCTGGGCGGGCTGGTGATGTCCGACTACCTGGCCGCTTACGGCGACACGAAGATCGGCGGCGCCGTGTACGTCAACGCGGTGATCGAGCTCAACGAGAAACTGATCACCCCACACCCCGAGGTGTATGCCGGCCTGGCCTCCGATGACCTGAAGACCCACCTCGATGCGCTGCGCACCTTTCTGCGCCTGTGCTTCCACACCCAGCCCGACGCTGCGACCATGGAGCTGCTGCTGACCAACGCCGCCATGGCGTCCTGGCCGATGACCCGCAGCATTCCCACGATGACCTCCGCCGCTACCGAAGGCCTGCCCAAGGCGAAGGTACCGCTGTTGCTGTTGTACGGCGCCAAGGACCAGCTCGTTGAAGTGCAACCGAGCATCGACCGCGCCAAGGCCCTCAATCCCAAGGCGCAATCGAAGCTCTACGCAGACTCAGGCCACGCCCCCTTCCTGGAAGAGGCCGCGCGTTTCAATCAGGACCTGGTGAACTTCGTGAAGGCAGCTGCTGCAGCCAAGCAGTGA
- a CDS encoding AraC family transcriptional regulator, translating into MSANDLISELLLGMRLCGVQFRRMEVPRPLGVGFSNEVGRAQFQFVGRGPVWLRSPAGELHRLDSGDAVLIPRGGQHAVLSRPDTLSRDIRTFDPAVPADDQPWESTEADQAAVIFSCCMTLELGGMQPLVEAMPEVMRVDTILHSSPEIRPLLDAMERESLVLLAGHAGILARLAEVIAALIVRGWVAKGCGVATGWIGAMQDPRLSRALVMMHRHPGRPWTVASLASEAGQSRSVFAQRFLRATGVSPLRYLTDLRMRLAQQSLSHDHQAVEAVAEQLGYGSLAAFSRAFKRSVGVPPGAVRAGRRDAG; encoded by the coding sequence ATGAGTGCCAATGACCTGATCAGCGAACTGCTGCTGGGCATGCGCCTGTGCGGTGTGCAATTTCGCAGGATGGAAGTGCCACGCCCGCTGGGTGTCGGCTTCAGCAACGAAGTAGGGCGGGCGCAGTTCCAGTTCGTCGGTCGCGGCCCGGTATGGCTGCGCAGCCCGGCTGGCGAACTGCACCGGCTCGACAGCGGCGATGCGGTGCTGATTCCCCGTGGCGGCCAGCATGCGGTGCTGTCCAGGCCAGACACGCTGAGCCGCGATATACGCACCTTCGACCCGGCTGTGCCTGCCGATGACCAGCCCTGGGAGTCGACGGAGGCTGACCAGGCGGCGGTCATCTTCAGTTGCTGCATGACGCTGGAGTTGGGTGGTATGCAGCCTCTGGTCGAGGCCATGCCGGAGGTGATGCGGGTCGACACCATCCTGCACAGCTCGCCGGAGATTCGTCCGTTACTCGATGCCATGGAGCGTGAGTCCCTGGTGCTGCTGGCCGGGCATGCGGGCATTCTTGCGCGCCTGGCGGAAGTGATCGCGGCGCTGATCGTGCGCGGCTGGGTGGCCAAAGGCTGTGGGGTGGCCACCGGCTGGATCGGCGCGATGCAGGACCCACGGCTGAGCAGGGCCCTGGTGATGATGCACAGGCACCCGGGGCGCCCGTGGACGGTGGCCTCGCTGGCCAGCGAAGCCGGGCAGTCGCGCTCGGTGTTCGCGCAACGCTTTCTACGCGCGACCGGCGTTTCGCCGCTGCGCTACCTGACGGACCTGCGCATGCGCCTGGCCCAGCAGAGCCTCAGTCATGACCACCAGGCCGTCGAAGCCGTAGCCGAGCAACTCGGCTACGGCTCACTGGCCGCTTTCAGCCGCGCCTTCAAGCGCTCGGTCGGTGTGCCGCCCGGCGCGGTGCGGGCTGGCAGGCGGGATGCCGGGTAG
- a CDS encoding LacI family DNA-binding transcriptional regulator, translating to MSIAKNNQTRCNVTDVAKAAGVSVATVSRSFNLPHHVRDDVREKVLKVAARMGYTPNSAAKALRLRKTNVIGAIIPTLDHSIYATMVKSFQDKLAEYGYVVYVLSCGFDSGAIYEKVKLLVERGAEALLVVGDIRDPALTKYLQEHRMPVICTYSYFDDRAFPFIGFDNYQSTRQLTDYLLGLGHRHMAMLTGPMKGNDRQEARQRAFIDTLANHPDSCSHAIYESTDGYTIAFGEQTLRRIRLEHPEITAIVCNSDVIAFGVLSACKKLGIDVPRQLSVTGYDNLEFADYLDPPLTTLSIPATEMGLLSAEALIANLKNGTEIKPALLSTQMMIRQSSDRI from the coding sequence GTGAGCATCGCCAAGAACAACCAGACCCGATGCAACGTCACGGATGTCGCCAAGGCTGCAGGCGTCTCCGTTGCCACCGTTTCGCGCAGCTTCAACCTGCCCCATCACGTACGCGACGACGTGCGGGAAAAGGTCCTGAAAGTCGCCGCCCGCATGGGCTACACGCCCAACTCGGCGGCCAAGGCGCTGCGCCTGCGCAAAACCAACGTCATCGGCGCCATCATCCCCACCCTGGACCACTCGATTTACGCCACCATGGTGAAGAGCTTCCAGGACAAGCTCGCCGAGTACGGCTATGTGGTTTACGTGCTCAGTTGCGGCTTCGACTCCGGCGCCATCTACGAAAAAGTGAAGCTGCTGGTCGAGCGCGGCGCCGAAGCGCTGCTGGTGGTCGGTGACATCCGCGACCCGGCGCTGACCAAATACCTGCAGGAACACCGGATGCCGGTCATCTGCACCTACTCCTATTTCGATGACCGCGCCTTCCCCTTCATCGGCTTCGACAACTACCAGTCCACCCGGCAACTGACCGACTACCTGCTCGGCCTTGGCCATCGGCACATGGCGATGCTAACCGGCCCCATGAAAGGCAACGATCGCCAGGAGGCCCGCCAACGGGCGTTCATCGACACCCTGGCCAACCACCCGGATAGCTGCAGCCACGCCATCTACGAAAGCACCGATGGCTACACCATCGCCTTCGGCGAACAGACCCTGCGCCGTATCCGCCTCGAGCACCCCGAGATAACGGCCATCGTTTGCAACAGCGACGTGATCGCCTTCGGCGTGCTCTCGGCCTGCAAGAAGCTCGGCATCGACGTGCCACGGCAGCTCTCCGTGACAGGTTACGACAACCTGGAATTCGCCGACTACCTCGATCCGCCACTGACCACACTGTCGATTCCAGCAACGGAAATGGGCCTGCTCAGCGCCGAAGCGCTGATCGCCAACCTGAAAAACGGCACCGAGATCAAACCGGCGCTGCTCAGCACGCAGATGATGATTCGCCAGTCCAGCGACAGAATCTGA
- a CDS encoding choline dehydrogenase, whose translation MRDINGRSTASTYDYIVIGSGSAGSVLAARLAEDRQHSVLMLEAGPSDKSLYIQMPAALGFPLMNDRFNWYIHSEPEKELGDRSIYEARGRVLGGSSSINGMNWVRGNPWDYDNWGALGLAGWSYAECLPYFRKAETFDKGGNDYRGVGGPMHIETCKADNPLYRAFLKAGEQAGYAQVDDHNGYRQEGVHITQRNVHKGIRWSTSQAYIHPNRHLGNLHVCDKALVTRIEFEGTRAVRVHLLRDGEPQVIGVSREVVLCAGAIHSPHLLMLSGIGDREHLAEFGIDCVAHLPAVGQGMKDHVAAPVQYRATQNVSIAKQLTALGKLKLGFMWRFFKKGLGATNFFEVGAFIRTRDDIQVPNVQFEFIPMLGEFQHGSVKLENGFQYFFSLMRPTSTGRVWLGSADPRDAPRFVFNFLSTPEDQQDAIAAVRAIRNVVAQPAWDPYRGEEVTPGPAVQTDEQILEALRGLAGTNYHPCCTCRMGVDENSVVDARGRVHGIENLRVVDASIMPEIVSGNLNAPIIMMAEKIADDIRGRSPLAGSSAPYYVPE comes from the coding sequence ATGCGTGACATCAACGGCCGATCTACAGCAAGTACGTACGACTACATCGTCATCGGTTCCGGCTCTGCCGGCAGTGTGCTGGCCGCACGCCTGGCCGAGGACCGGCAGCACTCGGTACTGATGCTGGAGGCCGGCCCGAGCGACAAGAGCCTGTATATCCAGATGCCGGCGGCGCTGGGCTTTCCGCTGATGAATGACCGTTTCAACTGGTACATCCATTCCGAGCCCGAAAAGGAGTTGGGGGATCGCAGCATCTACGAGGCGCGTGGCCGGGTGCTGGGCGGTTCGTCATCGATCAATGGCATGAACTGGGTGCGTGGCAACCCGTGGGATTACGACAACTGGGGCGCCCTTGGGCTGGCCGGCTGGAGTTATGCCGAATGCCTGCCGTACTTCCGCAAGGCGGAGACCTTCGACAAGGGCGGCAACGACTATCGCGGGGTTGGCGGCCCGATGCACATCGAGACGTGCAAGGCGGATAACCCGCTCTATCGCGCCTTCCTGAAGGCGGGTGAGCAGGCTGGTTATGCGCAGGTCGATGACCACAACGGTTACCGCCAGGAGGGTGTGCACATCACCCAGCGCAACGTTCACAAGGGCATTCGCTGGAGCACCTCCCAGGCCTACATCCACCCCAATCGCCACCTCGGCAATCTTCACGTGTGCGACAAGGCTCTTGTCACCCGGATCGAGTTCGAAGGGACGCGGGCGGTGCGCGTCCACCTGCTACGCGACGGCGAGCCTCAGGTGATTGGCGTGAGCCGGGAGGTGGTGCTCTGCGCAGGTGCCATTCATTCGCCCCATCTGCTGATGCTCTCCGGGATCGGTGATCGAGAGCATCTGGCCGAGTTCGGCATCGACTGCGTGGCGCATCTGCCAGCCGTGGGGCAGGGCATGAAGGATCACGTTGCTGCGCCCGTGCAATACCGCGCCACGCAGAACGTCTCGATTGCCAAGCAACTGACGGCCCTGGGCAAGCTCAAGCTGGGCTTCATGTGGCGGTTCTTCAAGAAAGGATTGGGAGCCACCAACTTCTTCGAAGTGGGTGCGTTCATCCGCACCCGTGATGACATTCAGGTGCCGAACGTGCAGTTCGAGTTCATCCCCATGCTGGGCGAGTTCCAGCACGGCAGCGTGAAGCTGGAGAACGGCTTCCAGTATTTCTTCAGCCTGATGCGCCCGACCAGCACCGGCCGCGTCTGGCTGGGGTCGGCCGATCCTCGGGACGCGCCGCGGTTCGTCTTCAACTTCCTGTCCACTCCAGAGGACCAGCAGGATGCCATCGCGGCCGTGAGGGCGATTCGCAATGTGGTCGCGCAGCCGGCCTGGGATCCCTACCGCGGCGAAGAGGTCACGCCCGGGCCTGCGGTGCAGACCGATGAGCAGATTCTCGAAGCCCTGCGCGGCCTGGCGGGAACCAACTATCACCCGTGCTGCACCTGCCGCATGGGCGTGGACGAGAACAGCGTGGTCGATGCCCGTGGTCGGGTTCATGGCATCGAGAACCTGCGGGTGGTCGACGCTTCGATCATGCCGGAGATCGTCAGCGGCAACCTCAACGCGCCGATCATCATGATGGCCGAGAAGATCGCCGACGACATTCGTGGCCGCAGCCCACTGGCTGGATCCAGCGCGCCGTATTACGTGCCGGAATGA
- a CDS encoding SDR family oxidoreductase, translated as MKLHEKVALITGAGAGIGEATARLFAREGAKVVVADRNIELARRVAADIGPQAFAVEVDVAVAGQVEAMVAASVGKFGGLDILVNNAGFGTLGSVVTLEEETWDQVVDVNLKGVFLCSKYAIPEIVRRGGGAVVNLASTISVVGIKDRAAYVAAKGGVAALTRAMALDHALEGVRVNSVAPGVIASSYYDKIFESVPDPVAFKKGLEARSPLNKMGEPVDIANMILFLASNDSTFATGAMFTVDGGYTAW; from the coding sequence ATGAAACTGCACGAGAAAGTCGCCCTTATCACCGGTGCTGGCGCCGGCATCGGTGAGGCTACTGCCAGACTCTTCGCCCGCGAGGGGGCCAAGGTGGTGGTGGCTGACCGCAATATCGAACTGGCCCGCCGTGTGGCTGCCGACATCGGCCCCCAGGCGTTCGCCGTCGAGGTGGACGTGGCCGTGGCCGGTCAGGTCGAGGCCATGGTCGCTGCCAGCGTCGGCAAGTTCGGCGGGCTGGACATTCTGGTCAACAACGCCGGCTTCGGCACGCTGGGCAGCGTCGTCACCCTCGAAGAGGAGACCTGGGATCAGGTCGTCGACGTCAACCTGAAGGGCGTATTCCTCTGTTCCAAATACGCGATTCCCGAGATCGTTCGGCGCGGTGGTGGGGCTGTGGTGAACCTGGCCTCGACCATCTCGGTGGTCGGCATCAAGGATCGTGCAGCCTACGTGGCGGCCAAGGGCGGGGTGGCGGCGCTGACGCGAGCCATGGCACTGGATCACGCCCTCGAGGGTGTGCGGGTGAACAGCGTTGCACCCGGTGTGATCGCCTCCAGCTACTACGACAAGATCTTCGAATCGGTGCCCGATCCGGTGGCTTTCAAGAAGGGGCTGGAAGCTCGCTCGCCGCTCAACAAGATGGGCGAACCGGTGGATATCGCCAACATGATCCTGTTCCTGGCCAGCAACGACTCCACCTTCGCCACCGGTGCGATGTTCACCGTCGACGGCGGCTACACCGCCTGGTGA
- a CDS encoding NIPSNAP family protein, with protein sequence MIDELREYQFTEQAWGRYWQLFQTCCLPIRGNDYGALLGMWHEQVGNCIYFSHVWRYQSFDERTRLRAELGKVKAWREAFLPQAAPLVSRQFLQLLNPRSEVELCRARFVHSYRCATGTASAVIDRIHRSVDASGQPCCGVWTTEFSDPNQVLVMTAGAQTPLSTLEAAVSVESRRIEPLMARSS encoded by the coding sequence ATGATCGATGAACTGCGCGAGTATCAATTCACCGAGCAGGCCTGGGGGCGCTACTGGCAACTGTTCCAGACGTGCTGCCTGCCGATTCGCGGCAATGACTACGGCGCGCTGCTGGGTATGTGGCACGAGCAGGTGGGCAATTGCATCTACTTCAGCCACGTGTGGCGCTATCAGTCATTCGATGAGCGCACGCGGTTGAGGGCCGAATTGGGCAAGGTGAAGGCCTGGCGCGAGGCGTTCCTGCCGCAGGCCGCTCCTCTGGTCAGCAGGCAGTTCCTGCAATTGCTCAACCCGCGTTCGGAAGTCGAGCTGTGCAGGGCGCGCTTTGTGCATTCTTACCGCTGTGCCACGGGTACTGCATCGGCCGTGATCGACCGCATCCACCGTAGCGTCGATGCCTCGGGACAGCCCTGCTGTGGCGTATGGACCACCGAGTTCAGCGACCCCAATCAGGTGCTGGTGATGACGGCTGGTGCGCAGACACCGCTGTCGACGCTGGAGGCTGCAGTCAGTGTCGAGAGCCGCCGCATCGAGCCACTGATGGCCCGCTCCAGCTAG